In Colwellia sp. M166, a genomic segment contains:
- a CDS encoding HAD-IA family hydrolase — protein sequence MRFYRRLQPFHAISFDLDDTLYSNQPIMLATDTKMVRYFKDIFNAQSSAFDFRFWWPFRQQALLLAPELKHDVGLLRQKSYFLGALSLGLTDAEAAMFADNALDYFVEQRSNFTLPQHTHDFLGYLKTKMPLVAITNGNVDTDKIGIAQYFTHHFHASIENKLKPDRDMFDKACLALHLAPEQLLHVGDCGKNDVFGAINAGCQTAWLNPYQVGKALKVLPTIALDNVEQLTKIVS from the coding sequence GTGAGATTTTATCGGCGCCTACAGCCTTTTCATGCTATTAGTTTTGATTTAGACGATACGCTCTACAGTAATCAACCGATCATGTTGGCGACCGATACAAAAATGGTTCGTTATTTTAAAGATATTTTTAATGCTCAATCATCTGCTTTTGATTTTCGTTTTTGGTGGCCCTTTCGACAGCAAGCGCTACTGCTTGCACCAGAATTAAAGCATGATGTTGGTCTACTGCGACAAAAAAGCTACTTTTTAGGTGCATTGTCGCTTGGCTTGACTGATGCTGAGGCGGCAATGTTTGCGGATAATGCGCTAGATTACTTTGTTGAACAACGTAGTAACTTTACTCTGCCGCAGCATACCCATGATTTTCTTGGTTATCTTAAAACTAAAATGCCGTTAGTTGCGATTACCAATGGTAATGTTGATACCGATAAAATAGGTATTGCTCAGTATTTTACTCATCACTTCCATGCCTCAATTGAAAATAAATTAAAACCTGACCGCGATATGTTTGATAAAGCCTGTCTGGCGTTACATCTAGCTCCTGAGCAGCTACTACATGTTGGCGATTGTGGGAAAAATGATGTGTTTGGTGCGATCAATGCCGGTTGCCAAACGGCTTGGTTAAATCCGTATCAAGTAGGTAAAGCATTAAAGGTTTTACCTACTATTGCACTTGATAATGTCGAGCAATTAACAAAAATAGTTTCATAG
- the uvrD gene encoding DNA helicase II: MDVSELLDSLNDKQRDVVAAPLQNMLVLAGAGSGKTRVLVQRIAWLMKVEHASPHSILAVTFTNKAAAEMRARVEQTVDGNVHGMWVGTFHGLAHRLLRMHFQEAKLPQSFQVLDSDDQLRMVKRIVRSLELDEKRWPAKQFLWYINGKKDEGLRPQHIDTQFDVTEETFVKVYRVYQDTCDRAGLVDFAELLLRAHELWLNNPELLQHYQQRFAHVLVDEFQDTNAIQYAWLNLLGKKSGNVMIVGDDDQSIYGWRGAKIENIQRFLQDFDGAQTIKLEQNYRSTANILNAANQLIGNNSNRLGKDLWTDGDAGEKISIYTAFNEIDEARFIAGRITEWRKKDGSLDNVAILYRSNAQSRLMEEALIQAKLPYKIYGGLRFFERQEIKDALAYLRLLNNRDDDAAFERVINTPTRGIGNQTLSLVRDAARSLECTLWQACQQMMKNEQLKGRSAKVIQQFINVIDQLEDDSNSLNLDQQANYVIQHSGLKAMYQAEKGERAEARIENLNELVTACQTFEVDPELEEEQSPLTAFLTHAALESGESQADEHESAVQLMTMHSAKGLEFPLVFIAGLEEGMFPSQQSVEDISRLEEERRLCYVGMTRAMQKLYLCHAESRRLYGQEKNHKASRFLRELPEECIEEVRLQSQVSRPKTKGRFSSTITLESFGNSGFKLGQNVRHKKFGDGVVLNYEGSGPQSRIQVNFADVGCKWLVVAYANLETL, translated from the coding sequence ATGGATGTTTCTGAATTACTTGATTCGTTGAACGACAAGCAGCGAGATGTTGTGGCAGCGCCTTTACAAAATATGTTAGTGCTTGCTGGTGCAGGTAGTGGTAAAACGCGAGTTTTAGTACAACGTATTGCTTGGTTAATGAAAGTTGAGCATGCATCACCTCATAGTATTTTAGCGGTTACTTTTACCAATAAAGCAGCGGCTGAGATGCGCGCCCGTGTTGAGCAAACCGTTGATGGTAATGTGCACGGCATGTGGGTAGGAACTTTCCATGGTTTAGCACATCGCTTATTGCGCATGCACTTTCAAGAAGCGAAATTACCACAAAGCTTCCAAGTACTTGATTCCGACGATCAACTTCGTATGGTTAAGCGTATTGTGCGCTCGTTAGAGCTTGATGAAAAGCGCTGGCCAGCCAAGCAGTTTCTTTGGTATATCAATGGCAAAAAAGATGAAGGTTTACGACCACAGCATATTGATACCCAATTTGATGTCACAGAAGAAACTTTTGTTAAAGTTTATCGAGTTTATCAAGACACCTGTGATCGTGCTGGATTAGTCGATTTTGCTGAATTATTACTAAGGGCTCATGAGCTTTGGCTTAATAATCCTGAATTATTGCAACACTATCAACAGCGTTTTGCCCATGTTTTAGTTGATGAGTTTCAAGATACCAATGCTATTCAGTATGCGTGGTTAAACTTGCTCGGCAAGAAAAGTGGCAACGTGATGATTGTTGGTGATGATGACCAATCTATCTATGGCTGGCGTGGTGCAAAAATTGAGAATATTCAACGCTTTTTACAGGACTTTGATGGCGCACAAACCATTAAGCTTGAGCAAAACTATCGTTCAACCGCTAATATTCTTAATGCCGCCAACCAATTAATTGGCAACAATAGCAACCGCCTTGGTAAAGACTTGTGGACTGACGGTGATGCCGGAGAGAAAATCTCCATCTATACCGCATTTAATGAGATTGACGAAGCGCGTTTTATTGCTGGACGTATCACCGAATGGCGAAAAAAAGACGGCTCATTGGATAATGTCGCTATTTTATATCGTAGTAATGCTCAGTCACGACTGATGGAAGAAGCATTAATTCAAGCAAAACTGCCTTATAAAATTTATGGCGGTTTACGATTTTTTGAGCGTCAAGAAATCAAAGATGCCCTTGCTTACTTACGTTTATTAAACAATCGTGACGACGACGCTGCCTTTGAACGTGTGATTAACACACCAACACGTGGCATTGGTAATCAAACATTGAGCTTAGTACGCGATGCAGCGAGAAGCTTAGAATGCACTTTGTGGCAAGCCTGTCAGCAGATGATGAAAAATGAACAACTTAAAGGCCGTAGCGCTAAAGTTATTCAACAATTCATTAATGTCATTGACCAGTTAGAAGATGATTCAAATAGCCTGAACCTTGATCAACAAGCAAACTATGTTATTCAACACTCAGGTTTAAAAGCAATGTACCAAGCCGAAAAAGGTGAACGTGCAGAAGCGAGAATAGAGAACTTAAATGAGCTAGTTACCGCTTGTCAGACCTTTGAAGTCGATCCTGAACTTGAAGAAGAACAAAGTCCATTGACCGCGTTTTTGACTCACGCTGCATTAGAGTCAGGTGAATCACAAGCTGACGAACATGAATCAGCTGTGCAATTAATGACTATGCATTCAGCGAAAGGTTTAGAGTTTCCATTAGTCTTTATTGCTGGTTTGGAAGAAGGTATGTTTCCTTCGCAGCAGTCAGTTGAAGATATTAGTCGCTTAGAAGAAGAGCGTCGCTTGTGCTACGTCGGTATGACACGTGCCATGCAAAAATTATATTTATGTCATGCAGAAAGTCGTCGCTTGTATGGTCAAGAGAAAAACCATAAAGCTAGCCGATTTTTACGGGAGTTACCTGAAGAGTGCATCGAGGAAGTTCGCTTACAAAGCCAAGTAAGTAGGCCAAAAACTAAAGGTCGATTCTCATCAACAATCACTTTAGAGAGTTTTGGTAACTCAGGCTTTAAATTAGGCCAAAATGTTCGACATAAAAAGTTTGGCGATGGCGTGGTATTGAACTATGAAGGTAGTGGTCCACAAAGTCGTATTCAAGTTAATTTTGCTGATGTAGGCTGCAAGTGGCTCGTGGTTGCCTATGCTAACTTGGAAACACTGTAA
- a CDS encoding DUF484 family protein, which produces MQSNDQNLMSTDDIKLTDELIVSYLQQHPEFFNRQAELVSSLRLPDHQRGTISLVERQLSQQRQKIHNLEEEITQLMVIANQNEQLFALYSDLYLRLLDCTAATELLDCLHQATTQLLSLDSLKLWLVKPTDVQHSSLIINDCREIIENRLSKEQYYFGRLQQSEQELIFSQPTSGSVVLVRLTHLEEDLGFLAISSQDAEHFDPRMDTLLLGQFKKLVAKLLYQQLY; this is translated from the coding sequence ATGCAATCAAATGATCAAAATCTTATGTCGACTGACGATATAAAACTAACCGATGAATTAATCGTTAGTTACCTGCAACAGCACCCTGAATTTTTTAACCGTCAAGCTGAACTTGTTAGCAGTTTAAGGCTGCCAGACCATCAGCGTGGCACGATCTCTTTAGTCGAGCGGCAATTATCACAACAACGACAAAAAATTCATAATTTAGAAGAAGAAATTACGCAATTAATGGTGATTGCTAATCAGAATGAACAACTATTTGCATTGTATAGTGATCTCTATTTACGTTTATTAGACTGTACTGCTGCGACTGAGTTATTGGATTGTTTGCATCAAGCAACTACGCAGTTGTTGTCATTAGACTCATTGAAGCTATGGTTAGTCAAGCCAACAGACGTTCAGCACAGCTCTTTGATCATTAACGACTGTCGTGAAATCATTGAAAATAGATTAAGTAAAGAGCAATACTATTTCGGTCGTTTACAACAAAGTGAACAAGAATTGATTTTTTCTCAGCCGACGAGCGGTTCGGTGGTGTTAGTGCGATTAACTCACCTAGAAGAAGATCTTGGATTTTTAGCCATTAGTAGCCAAGATGCTGAGCATTTTGATCCGCGTATGGATACCTTACTATTAGGGCAATTTAAAAAACTGGTAGCAAAACTACTTTACCAACAGCTTTATTAG
- the rarD gene encoding EamA family transporter RarD, with product MPTPEKAALRAGIISAICAYTMWGIAPLYFKLIDHINADEILVHRVVWSTVLLTFVVLLTKRSRYFIDTITQPKIVLRLTISATFLAVNWFMFIWAVNNDHLLDASLGYYINPLFSVALGVIFLGERLRPWQLFAVGLAFVGVIIQLFMMGSLPIISLALAATFGIYGLLRKQLPLDSFVGLLIESLMMLPIALIYWLVFLKTSTANMFDNELSLNMLLICAGIVTTAPLLCFSAATKRMTLSALGFFQYIGPSIMFILATFYYQEPLYFAKMITFACIWTALAIFSFDSIKARKRAAKNYHQTAKVE from the coding sequence ATGCCAACACCTGAAAAAGCAGCCTTACGCGCTGGTATTATTAGTGCTATATGCGCCTATACCATGTGGGGCATTGCCCCGTTATATTTTAAGCTCATAGATCATATTAATGCCGATGAAATCCTTGTGCACCGTGTTGTATGGTCAACGGTATTACTAACCTTTGTTGTGCTGCTTACCAAAAGATCGCGTTACTTTATTGATACTATTACACAACCTAAAATAGTGTTACGGCTGACTATTTCAGCAACATTTTTAGCCGTAAATTGGTTTATGTTTATTTGGGCAGTTAACAATGACCACTTGTTAGATGCTAGCTTAGGCTATTATATTAATCCGCTTTTTAGTGTTGCATTAGGGGTGATATTTTTAGGTGAACGCTTACGACCTTGGCAGCTCTTTGCCGTAGGGTTAGCGTTTGTTGGCGTTATTATTCAGCTCTTTATGATGGGCTCACTGCCGATAATATCTTTAGCATTAGCAGCCACTTTCGGTATTTATGGCTTATTACGTAAACAACTGCCTTTAGACTCTTTTGTCGGCTTACTGATAGAATCACTGATGATGCTACCAATAGCACTGATTTATTGGTTAGTATTTTTAAAAACCAGCACCGCTAATATGTTTGACAATGAACTATCATTAAACATGCTATTGATCTGTGCCGGCATTGTTACCACAGCGCCCTTACTCTGCTTTTCTGCTGCAACAAAACGTATGACGCTATCCGCTTTGGGCTTCTTTCAATATATTGGCCCTAGCATCATGTTTATTCTGGCGACATTTTATTATCAAGAACCGTTATATTTTGCTAAAATGATCACGTTTGCCTGCATTTGGACTGCATTAGCAATATTTAGCTTTGACTCAATAAAAGCCAGAAAACGAGCGGCAAAAAATTATCACCAGACAGCAAAAGTAGAATAA
- a CDS encoding thioesterase family protein: protein MTHEESFQQLAQYWSQAMPFNRLLGLEVTKFDSEESAVSIVWHDKLIGNPEQRILHGGVTASALDLVGGVVAAANMLSQLPELTPEIIARSLSRLSTIDLRTDFLRPGRGENFMATAKIIRSGSKVAVARMEMHNEKGDHIAFGTGTYMVG, encoded by the coding sequence ATGACACATGAAGAATCGTTTCAGCAGCTAGCTCAATATTGGAGCCAAGCAATGCCTTTTAATCGATTATTGGGGCTAGAAGTGACAAAATTTGATAGCGAAGAATCTGCCGTCAGTATTGTTTGGCACGACAAGCTTATTGGTAACCCTGAACAAAGAATTCTCCATGGCGGTGTCACTGCATCAGCGCTAGATCTTGTTGGCGGCGTGGTAGCCGCAGCAAATATGCTATCTCAGCTACCTGAATTAACACCAGAAATAATTGCGCGAAGCCTAAGTCGCTTAAGTACCATTGATTTACGTACTGATTTTTTAAGACCGGGGCGTGGTGAAAACTTTATGGCAACGGCCAAAATCATTCGCAGTGGTAGTAAGGTTGCTGTTGCCCGCATGGAAATGCATAACGAAAAAGGCGATCATATTGCTTTTGGTACTGGCACTTACATGGTGGGGTAA